The DNA sequence GACCAGGCTGACCACATGGTCGGCGTTGTTGTCCTGGTAGGCGCCGCGGTCGAAGTAGACCAGGCCGACGGTGATCACCAGCAGCCCGAGCGCGAACAGCGCCCGTCGCCCGAGCTCCCGGGTCGGCGTGGAGGTGCGCGCCGGCAGGCTGACCAGTGCCTGGTAGCCCCAGGCCGGCCTGCTGCGACCTTCCTCGCTGTTCATGACGATCCGAAGCGCAGCAGCGCGTTGACGGTGTCGATCCCCTGCGCGGTCAGGTAGTCGCGACCGGAGAGGAAGGTCAGCTCCATCAGTACGGTGACGGCCACCAGCTCTGCGCCAAGCTGCTTGAGCAGTCCGGCGGTGGCTCCGACCGTGCCGCCGGTCGCCAGCACGTCGTCGACCACCAGGACCCGAGCCCCGTCGGCGATGGCGTCGGCGTGGATGGTCAGGGTCTCGGCGCCGTACTCCAGGTCATAGCTCTGTGCCAGGGTGTCACCGGGCAGCTTGCCGGGCTTGCGCACCGGAACGAAGCCGGCGCCCAGTGCCAACGCGACCGGTGCCCCGAAGATGAATCCGCGCGCCTCCATCCCCACCACGACGTCGATGTCGTCCGGGGAGATCTCGACCATGCCGTTGACCGCCTCGGCGAAACCGCCCGGGGAGGCCAGCAGCGGGGTGATGTCCTTGAACACCACGCCGGGCTGCGGGAAGTCGGGGATGTCGCGGATCAGCCGGCTGAGCCGGTCTGCGGCGCTGGGGCTCATCACTACTTCTTCCGCTGGCTTCGCGGTCGGTGCTGAGGCTGCGGCCGTTTGGCGGCGGCGTCGTCGAGCGGCCTGGTCCCGACCGCAGGGGTGCTCCCGGTCCGGGTGACGGTGATGGGGATCTTCGAGCCGCCCTCGGCCGGCTGCTCCGGCGTCGTCGACTGCTCGACGCTGCCCTCGCCGGCCTCCTCCGCCTGCTTGGCGGCCAGCCGCTCGCGGTATCCCTGTGCTCCGGACGCTGACGAGGCGCTGCGCCGACTGGCTGCTGCAGTCCGGCTCGCCCCGGCCCGCTCGGCTGCATCGGTGCTGGCTCCGGTCCGGGCTGTCTCCTTGGCCCGCCGGTTCTCGACCCGCTTCCGGAGCTTGACCATCTCCGGCTCGCGTTCCTTCATCTGGGCCAGCAGCGGCGTCGCGATGAAGATGGACGAGTAGGCCCCCGACACCATACCCACGAAGAGCGCCAGCGCCAGGTCCTTCAGCGGCCCGGTGCCGAGGATGGCAGCTCCGGCGAACAGCAGCGCCGCCACCGGCAGTACGCCGATGACCGTGGTGTTGATCGACCGGACCAGCACCTGGTTGACCGCCAGGTTGGCACCCTCGGAGTAGGTGCGGGTGGTGCTGGAGCGGATGTCGCGGACGTTCTCGCGGACCTTGTCGAAGACGACGACGGTGTCGTAGAGCGAGTAGCCGAGGATGGTCAGCACGCCGATCAGGGTTGCCGGACTGACGGTGAACCCGACCAGGGCATAGATCCCGACCGTCAGCACCAGGTCGTGCAGCAACGCCACCAATGCAGCGATGGACATCTTCCCGTTCCGGAAGTAGGCCCAGATCACCAGCGTGACCAGGACCAGGAAGACCACCAGCGCGATCAGGGCCTTGTCGGTGATCTGCTTGCCCCACGAGGCACCGATCAGGCTGTAGGCGACCTCCTCGCTCTTGATCCCCACCTCCTTCGCGATCGCCCCACGCACCTTCGCCACTTCGTCCACGTCGAGGGTGCGGGTCTGCACCCGCACCGTGTTCGTGCCGATGGTGGTGACCGAGGCCTCGCCCAGGTCGGTGACACCGGACGCCTCGACCGCATGCCGGACGTCGTCGACGGTGCTGTGGGTCACGCTGACCGGAGCCTGGAAGTCGGCACCGCCCTTGAACTCGATCCCCCAGGAGAGGCCCCGCAGGCCGAGGGAGGCCAGCGCGACCACGATCAGGATGGCCGAGACGAGATACCAGCGACGCCTTCTGCCGACGAAGTCGTAGGAGATCTCCCCCGTGTAGAGCTTGTGCCCGACGTTGGACAGTTTGGACATCAGGCCTCCACTACTTCGGGATCCGTCGCAGCGGCCCGCCCCTTGCGGGGTCGCCTGCCGGGCAGCTCCTTGACCCCCAGGTGAGCCGGGTCGAGCCCGGACAGCCGGTGGCCGCCGCCGAAGAACTTCGTCCGGGCCAGCAGCGTCATCAGCGGCTTGGTGAACAGGAACACCACCGCAACGTCGATCAGGGTCGTCAACCCGAGAGTG is a window from the Microlunatus panaciterrae genome containing:
- a CDS encoding adenine phosphoribosyltransferase; its protein translation is MSPSAADRLSRLIRDIPDFPQPGVVFKDITPLLASPGGFAEAVNGMVEISPDDIDVVVGMEARGFIFGAPVALALGAGFVPVRKPGKLPGDTLAQSYDLEYGAETLTIHADAIADGARVLVVDDVLATGGTVGATAGLLKQLGAELVAVTVLMELTFLSGRDYLTAQGIDTVNALLRFGSS
- the secF gene encoding protein translocase subunit SecF, encoding MSKLSNVGHKLYTGEISYDFVGRRRRWYLVSAILIVVALASLGLRGLSWGIEFKGGADFQAPVSVTHSTVDDVRHAVEASGVTDLGEASVTTIGTNTVRVQTRTLDVDEVAKVRGAIAKEVGIKSEEVAYSLIGASWGKQITDKALIALVVFLVLVTLVIWAYFRNGKMSIAALVALLHDLVLTVGIYALVGFTVSPATLIGVLTILGYSLYDTVVVFDKVRENVRDIRSSTTRTYSEGANLAVNQVLVRSINTTVIGVLPVAALLFAGAAILGTGPLKDLALALFVGMVSGAYSSIFIATPLLAQMKEREPEMVKLRKRVENRRAKETARTGASTDAAERAGASRTAAASRRSASSASGAQGYRERLAAKQAEEAGEGSVEQSTTPEQPAEGGSKIPITVTRTGSTPAVGTRPLDDAAAKRPQPQHRPRSQRKK